CCGGCGAAGCTGAGACTTGTTCTTGCATGGATCGAGATACACAAAGAAGAGCTCCTTGCGAATTGGCGGCTGGCCACAGAAGGTCAACAGGTGTTTAACATCGATCCGTTGAAGTGATCATATGAACAAGCTCACCTCGGTAACGCCACAGGACGATCACACGCTCGTTCTTGTATTCGATGATGGATCGCAGCGTCTGTTCGACGTACGCCCGTATCTTGACAAAGGGATCTTTGTCGAACTCAAGAACCTCGCCTATTTCAGACAGGTCAGGATCGCTTTTGGAACCGTCCAGTGGCCGCACCAACAGGACATCGCTCCTGAGACGCTCTATCATGACTCCAGAACGTATGTCGCTTCGTAGCGATCCTTCTGAGTTCACCGGTTTCTACGTGGATGACTGAAGATCGGCCGTCCTGTGATACCTGGCAGAGTGGTCTCAGGGCACATTTTGGATAGTGCTCCGGGAGGCAGAATGACAAAGCACCAACGCAAGAAACGGGAGCTCATCATCGAGGGGGTGAAGGAATCTGTCGCAAGAGCTCTCGAGCGTCATAAGAAACTGGGCGAATCGGTGGCGGTGTGGAAGGATGGCAAAGTGGTGATGCTAACGCCAAGCCAGATTCCTTCGAGGTCACCTCGTCAGTACAAGTAGGTGCCTATTCCTCCCCGGAAGGCATAAGCGACTGCCTCACTATTGAAATCAAATTCCGATTTGTTAACGTCGGTTGTGTCATTGGCATTCGTTGACAATTCCCTTGGGTTTCCGTAACATGCTGCATACCGTCCTCGGGGGAGACGCGATTCGGAGCCTCTTCTGCCGAGACATGGTAGAGGAGGCTTTGTCGTTACAGTCAACAGCAACATCCGAGAAGATGTCGTGATCCCGGGACCGCGGACCAACGAGGCACGTTTAGTATGACATGGGAGAGGATGATTGAGACGGGGTGGGGCGCGCTGTGTTGGTTGGTCCTCATAGCTCTGCCATTGGCCTGCTCTGAACCCGTTGATCATGTGGACGAACGGGTTCCGACAGTGAAGTTGACGCTCATTGACGTTTCAGTTCATGAGGTCTACCTCCACGTTGCGCGTCTCGAGACAAAACCGAATACCGTCTATCTCCTGCGTAGAAACGGGCATACCCTGCGTGAGTTCTTGGATACACAATTTGGTCAAGACCTGACCGATACCGGGCTGGTTGCAAGTACTTCGTACGAATACTCGGTTGTATCGGCGGCCAATCCCTCCATATTCGAATCCAACAGCGTTCAGGCAAGGACCCTCACACCTTCCGGACACTCCGTGACCTGGGAGACGTTCTTTCTCGGAGACGGGAATGGTTCCGTCGTATACGATGTGGAGGTTGTCTCTGAATCTCTCGTCGTAGCGGTTGGGAAGTTGGGGTCTGTTCCCCATCGCATGGTCCATTGCGGATGTTAGTTTTGTTAGTATATTCGCACATCGGGAAGCGAGGAGGACCGCGCCATGAAGAAGCGCTACACGGAAGCCCAGATCGCCTTTGCCTTGCGCCAGGCGGCATCAGGTACGCCGGTCTGTGACATCACGCGGAAGATGGGCGTGACCGACGTGACGTTCTACCGCTGGAAGAAGCTCTACGCGAACATGGACGTCAGTGAGATCCGTCGCTTGAAGCAACTCGAGGATGAGAACCAACGTCTCAAGCGTCTCGTAGCCGACCTGACGCTCGACAAGCAGATGCTCCAGGAGGTGCTCTCAAAAAAGCTGTGAGGCCCGCCCTTCGCCGGGAACTCGTCCACGAGATGCAGGCAGTGTATCAGACGAGCGAGCGGCGGGCCCTGCGCGTGTTCAAGTGGCCGCGGTCAACACATCGGCATGTAGGAACGACCGATCCTCAGTTGCCGCTTCGTCTGCGCCTACGAGAACTGGCAACATCGAAGATCTCCTTCGGCTATCGCCGGCTCCACATCGCGCTGAGGCGCGAAGGATGGCCCATAAACCATAAAAGGGTCTACCGGCTCTACCGCGCAGAAGGCCTGATATTACGGCGCAAAACACCGCGTCGTCGTGTCGCTGCAGTCAAGCGTGAGATTCGTCCGACCGCATTGTCAAGGAACGAGTGCTGGAGCATGGACTTCGTCTCAGATCAGCTTTTCGATGAACACCGGATCCGTGTGTTGGTTATCGTCGAGAACTTCACGCGTGAGTGTCTCGCTCTTGATGCCAGCAGCCGCATCCACGGACTGGACGTTGTGAAGGTGCTTGAGCGCATCACGCAGGCACAGGGCTTCCCCAAACGCATCAAGGTGGACAATGGACCCGAGTTCATCTCCAAGGACCTGGACCGCTGGGCGTATTGGAACCACATTGAACTTGACTTCAGCCGGCCAGGCAGACCATCAGACAACGCACTCGTCGAATCGTTCAACTCCCGGTTCCGCCAGGAGTGTCTTAATCAGCATTGGTTCCTCTCGATGGAGGATGCACGGGCAAAGATCTCGGCTTGGCAGAACGAGTACAACAGCGAGCGGCCACACAGCTCGCTAGGTTACCGCACACCTCTGGAATGTAGGAGAGATTCAGTCAAGAAAAACGCTACTGCAGCATGAAAGCCACCCCAAAACTAACACCGGTTTTGGACCCGCAATAGGGGCAAGTCCCGTTGGCCCAATCCCAATATACGAATTGGACCGGTATCAGGGGGCTAGGTCACCGCGTTCACTCGATCCTGGGATTTCAATCCCCGGAGCCTTTGAGGCAGCCGATCATCAACGGATACTCTGAAGACACAATAACTTGTTTCACCGCAGCGGGGTCACTCCACGTGGTTCTGTATTCACGATCCTCTGCACCCGCCACTTGCTTCTTTCACGTAATCGTGCGATAATATCAAAATGGGGGATCACAATCCGAGACTGGCTGTACTCATGCTCCATCTATTGCGCCGCATGTTCCGGGCGTTCATCCCGCCGCCGCAATGGAAGGTTCCGGTCATCATCACTCTCGGACTCCTCTGCGGGCTCGCGCTCCTCGTGCTGCACATCTCTAATGCCACATCCTACCTTTCCAGCGATCCTCTTACGTGTGTGAACTGCCATGTCATGTCGCCCCAGTTCGCGACCTGGCAGCACAGCAGTCATGGACGCTTTGCCACCTGCACGGACTGTCACGTCCCCCACGATAATGTTTTCCGCACGTATGCCTTCAAGGCGCAGGACGGCATGCGGCACGCCTATGTGTTCATGTTCCGTCTGGAACCGCAGGTGATCCGGATCCGGGAGGCGGGGAAGACTGTGGTACAGGAGAACTGCATCCGGTGTCACGAGCCGCTGGTGAACGACGTGACAGTGGGCGCGGTGACGTTCGACGGCGCGCGGCACGGGCAGGGGCACCTCTGCTGGGGATGCCACCGGGAAACGCCGCACGGCACGGTGAACAGTCTCGCGTCCACACCGGACGCGCGCGTGCCGCAACTTTCGCCGATCGTGCCGCCGTGGCTGGGCGGTGACACCTTGAACCATCTCGAATGAACGAAGCGACGACCGCTGGAGGTATCTATGATCACGATTCGGGAACTCATCAGGACGAAACCATGGACGGGCTGGGCCCTGTTCGGTGGTACGGTCGTCATCGTCTTTCTTGCCGGGCTCTTCGGTGCTTCCATCATCGAGCGCCGTGCCGAGAAAGGGATCCGGCTCCAGCCGGTGCGTGAGATCGCGGAATGGGAGCCCCGGAACAACGTCTGGGGTGAGAACTATCCGCGGGAGTATCAATCGTATATAGCGACACGCGATACGACCTTCCAGAGCAAATACGGCGGGTCGCGGATGCGCGACATCCTTGCCGAGGATCCACGGCCGGTGATTCTCTGGGCAGGGTATGCGTTCTCGCGCGACTACAATCAGGCGCGCGGACATTACTATGCGATCGAGGACATCCGCAACACGCTCCGGACGGGCGTGCCGCAGCCGGCAACATGCTGGACGTGCAAGAGCACCGATGTCCCGCGGGTGATGAGCAAGATGGGAGCCGCGGCGTTCTACAAATCGTCCTGGAGCGAACTCGGGCCGGACATCGTGAACCACATCGGGTGCCAGGACTGCCACGATCCGAAGACCATGAACCTCCGGATCACCCGCCCGGCGCTGGTGGAGGCGTTCGCCCGGCAGGGGAAGAAGATCGAGGAGGCGTCGCACCAGGAGATGCGCTCCCTCGTCTGTGCACAATGCCATGTAGAATACTACTTCAAAGGGAAAGAGGACAAGTACCTGACGTTCCCATGGGACAAAGGGTTCTCGCCGGACGCCATGGAGGCGTACTACGATTCGGTGGGACATGTGGATTTCGTGCATGCCCTGAGCAGGGTGCCGGTGCTCAAGGCGCAGCATCCCGACTACGAACTGTACCGCACCGGCATCCACGCGCAGCGCGGGATCTCGTGTGCCGATTGCCATATGCCGTACAAGAGCGAGGGTGGTGTGAAGTTCTCCAACCACTGGATGCGCAGCCCGCTGGCGAACATCGCGGGCTCCTGCCAGGTGTGTCACCGCGAATCCGAACAGGAACTCACGCGCAACGTGGAGGACCGGCAGGACCGGGTGCGGGAGCTCCTCACGCTTGCGGAGGACGCGCTGGTGCGCGCGCATCTGGAGGCGAAGCATGCGTGGGACAACGGGGCGGTTGACAGCGAGATGAAGCCGGTGCTCACGCTGATCCGTCATGCGCAGTGGAGGTGGGACTGGGTGGCGGCGGCAAACGGCATGGGATTCCATTCACCGGCGGAGGCGCTGCGCGCCCTGGCAACGTCCATCGCCAAGGCGCAGGAAGCGCATGCGGAGCTGGTCAGGATCCTTGCACGCAAGGGCATCCTGGAACCATTCGCGTTACCGGACGTGTCGACGAAAGCAGAGGCGCAGCGCACCATCGGGTTCGACGTCGTGAAAGCGCATCAGGAGAAGGCGGTGTTCCTCAAGGACGTCGCGCCGGCGTGGGACGCAAAGGCGCGCACGAGGGAAGCGGGGTACTGAAGCGCGTCAGCCGGTGCGCCGCGTGATGTACGTGAGATGGTGGCCGGCATGTTCGGGATGCACCTTGTGGTGCACCGTGCAATGCTGTTTGCGCATCGCCTCCAGGAGGGGCGCAGGCTCGAAGTCCGTGACGAGCAGGATGAACGCACCGTCCGTGAGCTCCCGGAGAAGACCGTTGATGTGATTCAGCGGCACATCGCCACTGCGGAGCATCTCGATGCCGTCCACGTAGTGCGCCGGCTCGCCGCGCGTCCATTCCGGGTCGGCCACGGTCGTCCCGCTCAAGCTTTCGGTCCGCAAGGTCTCTCCCCCGGCGATCTCACCCTGACCGGCGGCGCGTCGCAGCGTGTTCACCAGGTCAACGACGTCCAGTCCTCCGATCTTCGCCACCATTTCGAGCGTCGCCATCTGCGCGACCGTCCGCCGGAGGATGGGGTTGCGCAGGTTCTTGAATGGCGGCGCCAGCCCGATCACCGTTTCCTCCAGCGAGGGGTATTCCTTCAGGACCTCCAGGATCTTGCTCTTCCTCGTGATCTCCATCATTCTTCCCGTCCCTTCACGGCTGTGGTTCCTGATCATAGGTGAGGAGTCTCCGTTCGCCTTCGAGCGTGCGGAGCTCGGTGAGGTCCTGGGTCACCTCGAGTGTACCCATATAGTCGCCGGCCTGGCCGCGCAGGGCGTAGTAGCAGATCAGGATGAAGCGGCCCCGCATGGTGATCCAGAACCGTGCCTGGTTCTGGCGGCCCGTCCGGAAGTCGTCCACGATCTTGTTCACGATGTGCACGCTCTTCGGCGGATGGCAGTACTGCACTTTCCTTCCGATGATCGCACGGGAGCGGTCGAAGATGCGGTCCTTGCCCGGGCTGAAGTAGCGGACGGTGTCGTCCTTGTCCACGAACGTGAGGTCGAAGGGGAGGTGCTGGAACGTCGCGATCAGTTCGTCGAGACTGAAGCTGCCGGTGGGCATGTGAATGCGTCCACCTTCGGCGGCGGGCTTCCGGTCCGCGGTGTGGACACCGCCCGCAGGTTGCCAGGTTGCCGTGGGGGCCACGAGGCAGTAGCCATACTCATCGCTCTGGAGGTAGACCTCATACCAGTCCTGCTCCGTCAGGAGGTCCAGCGCCGTGGGGAAGAGTATCTTCTCTTCTTTGTAGATCATCTCATCCACCGCGGTGATCGCGGGCGTGACCGCAAGGTCGGCGTAGGCGCGCGCTTCGGAGGCATCGAGGGCATCGGTCTGCTGGAGGCCATGGATCGTTTCGCGCAGGAGCGTGCGGACCTCATCGTCCTTTCCCCACATCACTGTGGGCGGACCCGGGAGGTTGTTCTTCTCGAAGTACGGGAAGAGCAGGTTTTCTTTCCGCTTGTAGTGCTTGTCCACGTCCATGAGATCGTTCAGATGCTGCTGGATCTCGCGCATGACGGGGGTGGCATCGGACGCATCGGCGATCTCACGGAGGCGGCCAATGAGGCCCCGGACCGCCATGGTGGTTGCGGCGAGCTGGCGGTTCTCCATGATGAAAGTATGGACGGGGTGACCGGGGAGTTGCGCCGGGGTCTCCTGCTGATCGAGCTGCTTCTTGAGGACCCGGGTGTGGGTATCGCACAGGCGCTGAATGTTCTCTGCCGGGATGCCTTCCTGGATCAGTTGCATCTCCATCACGAAGACATCGCCATAGGCGGCTTCGGCAAGTTGTTGATCGAGGGCTTGCCGGACATCTTCTTCACCTCCGCCTTCGTGAAGCCGGCGGATGAGGGACTTCATGAGGTCGATGCGTTGCTGACGGTTGTTGATGACTTCGCTCATTGGAACTCCTCCTGCACTATTTCAGACTCTTTTATCTGATATTAAGATACGCTTTTTGGGGGTTCGTGTCAAGTCCGGACCGCCTGGTGTGTGCCTCGGGGTGGGGGGCAGAAATCAGACGAACTCTCGTCCAAGCAGAAAGTGACGCATGTCCCGACTGAGACCCTCTGACATGGTTGTTCGACTGTAGCGAAGACCGGGTCGGTCATTGCAGTCCGGACAAATGGCCGGCGATGTCGATCGTTCCGTTTGACGCACTCTTCGATCTTGAGAATCAATCCGCTCGGTAACGATACCGTTCGGCCTGCCTCACCGGAGGAGCAGCATCCGCTTCACGCCGGTGTAGCCCGCTCCCTCCAATCTGTAGTAGTAGACCCCGCTTGACAACGAGCGTGCGTCGAGGTGTACGCGGTGCTGACCTGCCGCAACCATGCCATCGATCAACGTCAACACCTCCTGACCCAACATGTTGAACACTCTGAGCGTGACAACGGCATCATGCGGTACCTCAAAGGAGATGGTGGTGCCTGGATTGAACGGGTTGGGGAAGTTCTGATCCAGCCGGTACGATCCGGGGTGGATCTCCTCCTGCGTGTCAACCGTGCCGCCGGCCTGGTTTGCCAGATACAATGTATCATCCACCGTCCCCGTATTCCCGTGATCCACCAGGATCCTGAGAGCCGTACCTGCGAGATCCTCCCAACCGGGCTCCAACAGATGTGTTGTGTTTGCCTGGAGTGGAACCCGTGCATGCATGAACCGGGCAGTTCCCTCCCCGTCGACACGTGTCAGCTCCAGATCGTACTCCCTCGAAGCCCCATGCGAGATGAGCCTGAGGTCGTTCTCGCCCACTGTGGCGACCGCAACCGAGTCCCCCTGTGGCAGGTCCATCCCGCTGAATGATACCATCTTCTCCCTGGTGGTCTCATTGACCAGGGCGAGCAACCCGATCGTTCTTTGCTGCGTGTCAGGATTGCTCACCGAGACGCCGTCATGGAAGCGCAGCCTGTCGGTGTGATCCGGTCGGGAATCACCTCTGCTGTAGAGGTATGTCCTGCTCCCCGTGAAGAAGAACGCCATGACGGTGTCCGAGGCACAGCTGTCCATGGTCACGCGATAGCTGCCTGCAGGGAGCGCGTAGCCGTACGGCGGGGTCTCGCTGCCGTCGAACGACACCAACGGGACCGATCCCGTGATGTCTTCCCATGCCGCACCACTGCGGTGGCCGGTGACGTTCCCATGTGCATCTTCGATCCGGAGATCAACGCCGGGAGAAGTGATGACCTCGAGCCGGTCGGGCGATAGAATGAAGGGTGAACGGCGCTCCGCCGTGGGTTTCGCGAACACGGCGTGTTGCAGATAGTCGCGCGACTCTGTCATGAGCAGGAATTTCCGCGGGCCGCCCCAGCCCGCGTTCCCATACAACGGCATCCACACACCATGCTGAGCGTTGTCGGCGGTATCGATCCGTATGATCGTCGTGGTCAGGGGAAAGTTGTTGTCGTAGACAAAAATGTAATAGATGTTCTGCGCCGTGTTGTCCTGCCTGACCCTGTAGGGGAGCACATTGTGTCCGCCCATGCCGTTGTTGTTCATGAAGGACAATGTGCGTGGCGAGCCCTCATCCTCCCTGAGCATCGCCTTCAGATCGCGCAGGGTCTCGTTGGGGGTCACATAACCCAGCAGGGAGAGAGTATGCTCACGCGATGGGTCCCCGAACTGATGGGTGAACAGTCCGCTTACCACACGCCTGACCGACGTATCGGGCGGCACGCTGACCGGATCGGCAAAGGCCGGGAATCCGGCGTACCTGGACCGGAACTGTTCTCTGTAACTGAACACGAGGGCATTGGAGGCAGCAAGTCCGAAACAGGAACCCTGCCAGGATCTCGCCATGGCGTACCAGCGATAGACCGCTGCATACGAGTAGACGGGCGGGAAGGCGATGCGATGATAGCAGGCATCCGCTCCGAACGCCCTCACCCATGAGATCCAGTCGGGGAAGCTGGAAGAGGACGAGAGGGCGAGCTGATAGGGTGCGAACACCACGTAGCTCTGACCGGTGAACGGGTCGGTCCCCCGGTAGTCGAACTGCTGGTACCATGCGGGGGGGTACATGTACTGCGCCTGATTAGGAAATGACCAGACATCTTCTTCCGGTCTGTACGGCTCATACTGTCCACCGCTGTCGCGGGTGAGGATGTACGGCTTGATCCGGAACCGGCCGCTGGTATCACGGAGGGAGGGATCGTTCAGATCCTCGGCACGGATGAAGCAATGCTTCGATATGACATGTCCTGGGACCTGCCAGACGAACCGGCCGGAGTCGGCATAAGGGACGTGGCCGATGAGATCGAATGTCCTGCCAGAGTCCGCGCTGAACCGGAGTTCGAGAGCATGGCCCTGCAGTCCGCCCTGCCACCGGATGGTATCGGTTTCGCCGGCCATCCAGCGTTCGTTGGGTCCCGGCCGTGTTATCGTCAGTCCGGGAATGAGAATGACATAGGTACTCACTGAGTTCTTCCGCGCCAACGCGAGAATGTCTCCCGGGCCGTTGATGTCCACGGCGTGTTCGATGACCCATCCTGAATCCGGAGGGACGAGGCTGTCCAGGAGCGTCATCGTCCCTTGCTGCCAGATGAAACCACGCGACCCGGCCGGCGTAGCGATGTCACCCACGACCTGGCCGTCATCATTGACAGCCCAGGCCCGGCTCCATGACCCGGGCAGCGTCTGTATGTTCTGGATGCCGGGATTCCAGATCACCGCGCGTGAGACGTCATTGGTTTCCTCGGATATCCCAACGACCATGCCGTTATCATTCACATCGTACGGACGGCTCTGCCCGGCGCCAAGGTTTCCGAGCGGGGTCAATCCGCCTCCGGCCGTCATGAATGCGCGACTGTCAAAGCTCGTGCCTTCAGACGCCACTCCCACGACCATCCCATAGTTGTTCACTGCGATCGCCTCGCTTTCCGCATCCTCGATGGTGCCGAGATCGGCGATCGTGCCGCCACGCCAGAGGACCGCATGATTCCGACGGTTGCTCGGGCGGCACGTATCGCAGAAGTCGAAGTATCCTGCCACATCTCCGAAGTCGTTGATACCGTTCGCTCCGCCTATCCCCCGGCCGGGACCGGCAAGGATCAGAAAGCTGGTGTCATTCCTGAACACGACGGCATGCCGGTCATTGTTGCCATCAACAGACCAGCCTGCGATCTCACCAACGCCGTTGATGGCGAGCGCACGTGACCCTGCGGGTGAGAGGCCTGGATACGTGAACGCACTTCCATTCTCCCAGCGCGCAACCAGCGGACCAATGTTTCCTGCGACCTGCCGTCTGTCATTGATTCTCACGGGCGCGATGCCGCTGATCGTTCGTATGTCGTACCGTACCGGCTGGGCCGCGAGTAAGAGGGGGATGAGCACGCTGACGATGATCGCAGCAACCGCCATCCATCGCAAGCGCACGGGTGCACCGGTACGGCACGTCCGGGGATCGTCCCCGGAGCTTTTGATCACGATAGTCGCGGCCATCGTCCTATTCCCTTGTGAGAAATCTCATCCGAGGATCTGCCTCGTACACCGTCGTCGCGCGCCATTGCTGCATCCGGTTGTCAGGCAGAGCGACGTGCTGCGGTGGGGTCGCTGGCCCATTGATGGGAGATCAGACATCCGGTATCCGGCTTCATCGCATCGGCTACCGGCACGGTGAGCATCCGAACGCAGGCCTCGTGTCGGAGTGTACGGCGGGGGGGCGATCCATACAATCGAGGTACACACGGAAATCGATCTGCGTAGACACACGTAGGGATGCGCCGCCGGGGGTCCATCTCTGCGGACCGCGCTGATACGTTTGCCTCAGCACACACATTCCGCGATCTGGCCACGTGAATCTTTCGGGTGATCCTGAGCGGATTTTCTTCTTGACTCTGTCGTAAAGAATATCGTATAATCGGATAGTAATATCTTAAATCTACTGATTTGCGTGATTCTTTCCTTCGTGTTGTACGGGCAATAATCAGACAATATAGTCGTAAATACAAAGTCTGAAGCGCCTCCTGGTGCCGTGCCAGGAGAACTCGTAGTCTGTCGTTCCGAGCTCTATAGCGTGCCTCCACATCTCTGGCAGGATAAGCCATGCTGAACGTACGCATCCCCGATATGCAATTCTGGAAAGACATGGTGCCCTGCCAGGCGGCCTGCCCTGTCCACACCGATGCAGGACGGTATGTCCAGCTCATCGCCGAGGGCAGGATCCGCGAAGCCTATCTGACAGCACGCTCCCCCAACCCCCTTGCAAGTATTTGCGGACGCATCTGCGCCGCGCCATGCGAGGACTCCTGCCGGCGCGGGCTTATAGATGCGCCCGTCAGCATCCGCTCTCTGAAGCGGGTCGTGACCGAACGCTATGGCGTGGAATCGCAGTCCCCGGATACGCTCGACGACCTCTTCGACGGAACCCCTGATCCCGGCAATGCCTGGTCACCGGACCATCCTTCCCAGTTACGCGAGCGCCATGCAGCCGGTACCGGCCCCATGGTCGCTGTCATCGGGTCCGGCCCCGCAGGCCTCGCTTGTGCCCATGATCTTGCACTGATGGGCTACAGGGTGACGGTCTTTGAGGCATCCGGGGAAGCGGGGGGAATGCTGCGCTATGGTATACCGGAATACCGTCTTCCGCGCAGCCTCATAGAAAAGGAGGTCAGGACCATCACGGAGCTGGGCGCCGTGATCCGCTTTCATACACCACTGACCGCCGCCTTCGGGGTCGAGCATCTCAAGCAGCAGGGGTATCAGGCCGTGTTCATCTCTGTCGGCACACAACGCGGACGGGACTTGACGGTCCCCGGGAATGATCTGGACGGTGTGGTCCGGGCCATTGACTACCTGCTCAACATCAACCGCGGGTTTCGCATGGACCTCGGCCGCCGGGTGCTGGTGATCGGCGGCGGCTTCGTTGCATTCGATGCAGCCCGCACTGCACTCCGCGGCGGCCCGCAGGAACCGGACGGCGATCTCCATGCGGCGGTGGATGCCGCGCGTTCCGCTCTCCGCGGAGGGGCCGATGAAGTGCATATCGCAAGCCTCGAATCGTTCGCGGAGATGCCGGTGCTGCGTACGGCCCAGGGCGAAGAAGAATTCGAAGAGGCCATCCGCGAAGGTGTTCAGTTCCACCCGCAACGTGGCCCGCATCGCTTCACCGGCGTCCAGGGACGCGTGACGCATGTGGATCTCATCGGGGTGGACCGCACGTACGATGGCGACGGACGGTTTAACCCGGTGTACAATGGCTCGGTCACGGAACGTCTCGAAGTCGACTCTGTCGTGCTGGCGATCGGCCAGCAGACCGATCTCTCATTTCTCCGCCCGGCCGATGGCATTCAGCTGCGGGGTGGAAACCTGATCCAGGTGGACCCGGCAACACTGGCAACATCTGCTCCCGGGGTGTTCGCCGGCGGCGACGTTGCCTACGGACCGCGCAATGTCATCGATGCGGTGGCGAATGGTAAACTGGCTGCGCGATCCATCGAGGCCCACCTCACCGGGAGGAAGCGAGAATCCGCTTACACGCTGAATGTTGAAAAGATCTCAACCCGCACCTATCACCGGCCCGAAAACTATGAGCGCATCCCCCGGTGTGCTCCTCCCACGATCGCGACCGAGAGGCGCACCGGTATCACGGAGGTGGAGTCCGCGTACGAACCCGGTGAAGCAGTGCGCCAGGCAGCACGGTGCCTCGCATGCCACGTGCAGACGGTCTACGACGCAGACCGCTGCGTGATGTGCAACCGGTGTGTGGATGTCTGTCCTGAATACTGTCTGAAGCTTGTGCCCTTCGAGGATCTGGCACTCGACGAGGCGACCCGCGAGACGTTAACGGAACACTTCCGGCTGGAAGCCGGCGGTCCCGCATCGGCAATGATCAAGGATGATGAGTCGTGCATCCGGTGCGGGCTCTGTGCGATCCGCTGCCCTACCGATGCCATGAGCATGGAGATCTTCACCTATGAACAACGGGAGCCCGGCTCCCCGCACTATTAGGAGGCGCAGCAATGAATCACTCTGCCGTCAGGAATGCGGCATCACCGGAAGCCCTGTCCTCTCACAGTTCGAGACGGTCTTTCCTGCAGAAGATCGGTCTTGGCGGATTGGCCGCCGGACTGGCCGCCCTCGGCTTTCAGTCCTTCCGCTCATTGGTCCCAAACGTGCTGTACGAACCACCGAGCAAATTCAAGATCGGTCCGCCGACAGGGCTCGCCGAGGGCGTTACATTCCTCGAGGAACGCCGGCTCTATGTGTTCCGCAGCGGGAGTACCTACTCTGCGGTTTCAGCCGCCTGCACCCACCTGGGATGCACGGTGAAGTATATGAAACTCCAGCAGCCGAAGCAGGTTGAGGTCAATGGAGAATTGCGGTCGGTCCCGTTCGAATTCCACTGTCCCTGTCACGGCTCCAAGTTCTACGACGACGGAACGAACTATGCGGGTCCGGCCCCGGCCCCGCTGCGATGGCACCGTCTGGAGCTCTCGCCGGACGACGGGCAGTTGATGGTGGACCTGAGCATGGAAGTGGAGCGGAACTTCCGGTTGACCGTATGAGCCATCACGAACGCACCAGGGATGACGGAGAAACGTCGATGGGACACACAATCCACACGCGGTCCGGTTTGCAGCGCCTCCTGTGGCCGTGGAAACCGGAAAGCGAGAAAGTAGCCGGCGATGCAATCGTCAAGAACATGCTGTTGCACTGGTTCCCGGCCAGG
Above is a window of Ignavibacteriota bacterium DNA encoding:
- a CDS encoding T9SS type A sorting domain-containing protein — its product is MAATIVIKSSGDDPRTCRTGAPVRLRWMAVAAIIVSVLIPLLLAAQPVRYDIRTISGIAPVRINDRRQVAGNIGPLVARWENGSAFTYPGLSPAGSRALAINGVGEIAGWSVDGNNDRHAVVFRNDTSFLILAGPGRGIGGANGINDFGDVAGYFDFCDTCRPSNRRNHAVLWRGGTIADLGTIEDAESEAIAVNNYGMVVGVASEGTSFDSRAFMTAGGGLTPLGNLGAGQSRPYDVNDNGMVVGISEETNDVSRAVIWNPGIQNIQTLPGSWSRAWAVNDDGQVVGDIATPAGSRGFIWQQGTMTLLDSLVPPDSGWVIEHAVDINGPGDILALARKNSVSTYVILIPGLTITRPGPNERWMAGETDTIRWQGGLQGHALELRFSADSGRTFDLIGHVPYADSGRFVWQVPGHVISKHCFIRAEDLNDPSLRDTSGRFRIKPYILTRDSGGQYEPYRPEEDVWSFPNQAQYMYPPAWYQQFDYRGTDPFTGQSYVVFAPYQLALSSSSSFPDWISWVRAFGADACYHRIAFPPVYSYAAVYRWYAMARSWQGSCFGLAASNALVFSYREQFRSRYAGFPAFADPVSVPPDTSVRRVVSGLFTHQFGDPSREHTLSLLGYVTPNETLRDLKAMLREDEGSPRTLSFMNNNGMGGHNVLPYRVRQDNTAQNIYYIFVYDNNFPLTTTIIRIDTADNAQHGVWMPLYGNAGWGGPRKFLLMTESRDYLQHAVFAKPTAERRSPFILSPDRLEVITSPGVDLRIEDAHGNVTGHRSGAAWEDITGSVPLVSFDGSETPPYGYALPAGSYRVTMDSCASDTVMAFFFTGSRTYLYSRGDSRPDHTDRLRFHDGVSVSNPDTQQRTIGLLALVNETTREKMVSFSGMDLPQGDSVAVATVGENDLRLISHGASREYDLELTRVDGEGTARFMHARVPLQANTTHLLEPGWEDLAGTALRILVDHGNTGTVDDTLYLANQAGGTVDTQEEIHPGSYRLDQNFPNPFNPGTTISFEVPHDAVVTLRVFNMLGQEVLTLIDGMVAAGQHRVHLDARSLSSGVYYYRLEGAGYTGVKRMLLLR
- a CDS encoding FAD-dependent oxidoreductase yields the protein MLNVRIPDMQFWKDMVPCQAACPVHTDAGRYVQLIAEGRIREAYLTARSPNPLASICGRICAAPCEDSCRRGLIDAPVSIRSLKRVVTERYGVESQSPDTLDDLFDGTPDPGNAWSPDHPSQLRERHAAGTGPMVAVIGSGPAGLACAHDLALMGYRVTVFEASGEAGGMLRYGIPEYRLPRSLIEKEVRTITELGAVIRFHTPLTAAFGVEHLKQQGYQAVFISVGTQRGRDLTVPGNDLDGVVRAIDYLLNINRGFRMDLGRRVLVIGGGFVAFDAARTALRGGPQEPDGDLHAAVDAARSALRGGADEVHIASLESFAEMPVLRTAQGEEEFEEAIREGVQFHPQRGPHRFTGVQGRVTHVDLIGVDRTYDGDGRFNPVYNGSVTERLEVDSVVLAIGQQTDLSFLRPADGIQLRGGNLIQVDPATLATSAPGVFAGGDVAYGPRNVIDAVANGKLAARSIEAHLTGRKRESAYTLNVEKISTRTYHRPENYERIPRCAPPTIATERRTGITEVESAYEPGEAVRQAARCLACHVQTVYDADRCVMCNRCVDVCPEYCLKLVPFEDLALDEATRETLTEHFRLEAGGPASAMIKDDESCIRCGLCAIRCPTDAMSMEIFTYEQREPGSPHY
- a CDS encoding Rieske 2Fe-2S domain-containing protein, with amino-acid sequence MNHSAVRNAASPEALSSHSSRRSFLQKIGLGGLAAGLAALGFQSFRSLVPNVLYEPPSKFKIGPPTGLAEGVTFLEERRLYVFRSGSTYSAVSAACTHLGCTVKYMKLQQPKQVEVNGELRSVPFEFHCPCHGSKFYDDGTNYAGPAPAPLRWHRLELSPDDGQLMVDLSMEVERNFRLTV